The Vicia villosa cultivar HV-30 ecotype Madison, WI unplaced genomic scaffold, Vvil1.0 ctg.000936F_1_1, whole genome shotgun sequence genome window below encodes:
- the LOC131632344 gene encoding uncharacterized protein LOC131632344 produces the protein MDEYLQYMKTLRSHMNDAEDQAAKISAEEQMQMTNIHTLESDINSAKSEIAQVVGDTEKMNKSKVEICSTIMENQKKLAALESDSSRLTQTMELIRQEKVGLSAKFSERRAYYSTVAENMVAKFEKQQEWIRSKKISRELKEHKVCIIFLIHINILRSLFRILDLSALIIWGFRREAYVADLTIKVGDIVHEQRSESEGRTSADDNRAIDKLGIDAKRDLITELDSAKERLDEILAMKSKIPMDIEKIKLAIEDVKCRENEFKPELKAADITAIEEEYNALLSDKAGETEYLQSMEKQVGKLKDICHEIQCACGEKYTVALNIQ, from the exons ATGGACGAATATTTGCAGTACATGAAGACTCTACGCTCTCACATGAACG ATGCGGAGGATCAAGCCGCAAAAATTTCTGCAGAAGAACAAATGCAGATGACGAACATTCACACTTTGGAAAGCGACATCAATTCAG CGAAATCTGAAATTGCGCAAGTGGTTGGAGATACGGAGAAGATGAATAAGTCTAAGGTTGAGATATGCTCGACGATAATGGAAAACCAGAAAAAGCTTGCTGCCTTGGAGTCTGATTCATCCAGACTTACGCAG ACCATGGAGCTTATTCGGCAAGAGAAAGTTGGGTTATCTGCCAAATTTTCAGAGAGGAG AGCCTACTATAGCACAGTTGCAGAGAACATGGTTGCCAAATTCGAGAAGCAACag GAATGGATAAGATCTAAGAAGATTAGCAGAGAACTGAAAGAGCATAAAGTTTGTATCATTTTCCTTATTCATATAAATATCTTAAGATCCTTATTTAGAATTTTAGATTTGAGTGCTCTGATCATATGGGGATTTCGCAGAGAGGCTTATGTGGCAGATCTCACAATTAAA GTTGGGGATATAGTTCatgaacaaagaagtgaatctgaAG GGAGGACTAGTGCTGATGATAACCGTGCCATAGATAAGCTG GGGATTGATGCAAAGAGGGACTTAATCACAGAGCTGGATTCAGCTAAAGAAAGGCTTGATGAGATTCTTGCGATGAAATCCAAGATTCCCATGGACATCGAAAAG atAAAACTCGCTATTGAGGATGTCAAGTGCAGAGAAAACGAGTTTAAG CCCGAGCTAAAAGCAGCTGATATAACTGCTATTGAAGAGGAGTATAATGCTCTTTTGTCAGACAAAGCTGGAGAAACCGAATACTTGCAATCTATGGAGAAACAAGTTGGGAAACTCAAG GATATCTGTCATGAGATCCAATGTGCTTGTGGTGAGAAATACACAGTTGCATTGAATATACAGTAG
- the LOC131632339 gene encoding uncharacterized protein LOC131632339 — MGYLQFGRHCVRQIIRSKDAVNDSVVVNPLLYASQGLRYNRKLQVILTTDIDKLGKAGETVKVAPGYFRNHLMPKLLAVPNIDKFAYLLTEQRKIYQPTEEVKHEDVVLVSESKEDLMKEYEKAAQILDKAKLVLRRLIDVQKAKARESKEDPLELRIPVSKKALVAEVARQLCVNITPENIHLPLPLSTIGEYEVPLRLPRSIPLPEGKLNWTLKVKIRSK, encoded by the exons ATGGGTTATCTTCAATTCGGAAGACATTGTGTTAGGCAGATTATTAGAAGTAAAGATGCTGTTAACGATAGTGTTGTGGTGAATCCACTCTTGTATGCATCTCAAGGACTTCGCTACAACCGGAAGCTCCAAGTCATTCTTACAACT GATATAGATAAGCTCGGAAAGGCTGGTGAAACTGTCAAAGTTGCCCCGGGATATTTTCGTAACCACCTAATGCCCAAGCTCCTTGCTGTTCCGAACATTGATAAGTTTGCTTATCTCCTCACCGAGCAGCGCAAG ATTTATCAACCTACCGAAGAAGTGAAACATGAAGATGTTGTTCTTGTTAGTGAGTCGAAGGAAGATCTGATGAAAGAGTATGAAAAGGCAGCACAGATTCTTGATAAAGCTAAGCTG GTCTTGCGGAGGTTAATTGATGTTCAAAAAGCAAAGGCGCGTGAATCAAAAGAAGACCCCTTGGAGTTACGTATACCAGTATCAAAAAAAGCTCTCGTGGCCGAG GTGGCAAGACAACTCTGTGTGAACATCACACCTGAAAATATACATCTTCCATTACCTTTGTCGACCATTGGAGAATATGAGGTGCCACTACGTTTACCAAGGTCCATCCCATTGCCAGAGGGCAAGCTTAATTGGACTTTGAAAGTTAAAATCCGAAGTAAATAA